One Pelobates fuscus isolate aPelFus1 chromosome 8, aPelFus1.pri, whole genome shotgun sequence genomic window carries:
- the FAHD1 gene encoding acylpyruvase FAHD1, mitochondrial, giving the protein MMTSPKNLSKFWEWGRKIICVGRNYAEHAKELKNAVPTEPVLFLKPPTAYVKEGSPVIMPYYSNNLHHEVELGVVIGKGGRNISQACAMEHVHGYALCLDMTARDVQDKCKEKGLPWTLAKAFDTSCPISDFIPKDKIQDPHNLNIWLKVNDSLRQEGNTSSMIFSIPFLISYISKIISLEEGDLILTGTPKGVASVKEDDEMMAGIDNIISMKFKVEKQS; this is encoded by the coding sequence ATGATGACATCACCTAAAAATCTCAGTAAATTTTGGGAATGGGGGAGGAAAATAATCTGTGTTGGAAGAAACTATGCAGAACACGCTAAGGAATTGAAAAATGCAGTCCCTACTGAACCAGTCCTGTTTCTTAAACCACCAACAGCCTATGTGAAGGAAGGTTCTCCAGTTATCATGCCATACTACAGCAATAATCTTCATCATGAAGTGGAACTAGGGGTTGTGATTGGAAAAGGAGGAAGAAACATATCTCAAGCATGTGCAATGGAACACGTACACGGTTACGCTTTGTGTTTAGACATGACAGCCCGAGATGTACAGGATAAATGCAAGGAGAAGGGACTTCCTTGGACTTTGGCAAAAGCATTTGACACCTCGTGTCCTATCAGTGATTTCATCCCCAAAGACAAAATACAAGACCCACATAATCTGAACATATGGTTAAAGGTCAATGACAGCCTCCGACAAGAAGGGAACACTTCTTCAATGATCTTTTCCATTCCATTTCTAATTAGCTACATCAGTAAAATAATCTCCCTAGAAGAAGGAGATCTCATTCTCACGGGAACACCAAAAGGGGTGGCTTCTGTCAAGGAAGACGATGAGATGATGGCAGGAATTGATAATATCATTAGTATGAAATTTAAGGTTGAGAAACAGTCTTAG